ACCCTGATTCGCAAGCTGTACAGCATACGGAAGTGTTGCGTTGGTAAGAGCGATCGTGGACGTGTACGGAACAGCGCCCGGCATGTTGGCTACGCCGTAGTGCACAACACCGTCAACAACGTATGTTGGGTTTTCGTGTGTTGTTGGCTTGCAGGTCTCTACACAGCCCCCTTGGTCCACCGACACATCAACGATAACGGAACCTTCCTTCATCGTCTTAAGCATGTCGCGCGTAACGAGGTGCGGAGCCTTTGCGCCTACTACCAACACAGCACCGATCACGAGGTCGGCATCCTTTACCGCTTCGCGGATGTTGGCCTTGGTTGACATCTGTGTGATGCAGTTCTTTGGCATCACATCATCGAGGTAGCGGAGACGGTAGAGATTGTTGTCGAAGATCGTCACGCGTGCACCGAAGCCTGCTGCGATCTTCGCGGCATTCGTACCAACGATACCACCACCAAGCACGATCACGTTTGCTGGCTTTGTACCCGGTACACCGCCAAGCAGAACACCACGTCCGCCCATTGGATGCTCAAGGTACTTTGCGCCTTCTTGCGGAGCCATACGTCCGGCAACTTCCGACATCGGAATGAGCAGCGGCAGCGAACCATCGGCCTTCTGCACCGTCTCATACGTAAGACACACAGCACCGCTCTTCACCATTGCTTCGGTGAGTTCGCGTGATGCAGCAAAGTGGAAGTAGGTAAAGAGTGTCTGACCCTTGCGGATGAGACCATACTCTTGAGCGATCGGCTCCTTGACCTTCATGATCATGTCGGCCTGGGCATAGACCTCAGCGGCCGTATCAATGATCTTTGCGCCTGCTGCGATGTAATCATCATTTGTGAAACCGCTGCCAACACCGCCGTTGGTCTCCACGATCACATCGTGACCATGTTGACGGAGCATCTCAACACCACCTGGTGTAAGGGCAACGCGTTTCTCATTTGGCTTGATCTCTTTTGGAACGCCGATCAACATACTCTCTGTCCTTTTTAGGGTTGGGGTTTTTGGAGATGCAAAGTTAGTCAGTTACCTAGTTACGGAGTTACTCAGTTACCTAGTTACGGAGTTACTCAGTTACTTAGTTGCTCAGTTACTCAGTTACGGGGTTACGTTTTCGAATTGGTAGGAATAACAGCGTGAGGGTCAGGGCAAGGAGCAGGTAACCGGCCAATTCGGCTCCAAACCACTCCACAAGGGTATGGAAGGGGCGTATCACCCACCAAGGTTCTGCATGGACCTGGCCGTTGAGGCCGCCTACAACGTCGCGGACGGGCCAGGACTCAAGTGGGATAAAGGCGGTTCCGAGCACCACGGCGATCACTGCGATCGCGGTGATCGCCGCACCTTTCATCGCTGAGAAGGGTTTCCAGAGTGTTGTCGTGAGGGCGGCACCTACGAGGATGTGCAACACAAAGGTGCGGGAGAGGAGGGGGTGATTTGGTTCAACGCCAAAAAGGGTGGCAATGAAGGATCCAAAGGGGGCTTCTTGGAGTTCGTGGCCAACGATGCGACGGGAGATCTCGGCGTATACGTCGTCCGGAAGGAGCCTGCCGGACCACGCTGCAATGAGAACAAGGATAACGGCGCTCACTGCGCGGATCCACGTGGCTGCATCGGCGCGAAACGCCTTACTCACAGTTAGTAGCACCAGCCAGAGGATACTCAGCGTGTAGAGCCACGCAGTGTTGTTGTGATGGATGGTGCGAATGAACTCGCCGGCCGGTGCGTTGGCGATGCTGACGGCCACACTGGCAGCTGCTTGACTTGGCACGGCGTCTCCCCTGCGCGCCGGCACCAGCGTTGGCCGTCCGTCCACACCCAGCGTGTCAACGAAGCTCCCAACAATCTCCAACCGTTGCACGGTGGTGATGCTTGCCAGGGTGCCATCAGGCATAGTGGCGGCACTCCGCGATGGCACATACCACATCGAGAGCAATATCCCAGTGATCACTTGCACAACCACCATGGCGCTCAAGATCAGTCCAAGTCGGGCTGTTGCGGCACTCAATCGGTCCGTCCAGTGCGGGTTCATGCAGAGCCCCTTGCTGGAATACGAAGGAAGAGCTCGCCATTGCTGATACGTGTTTCAAAACGACGAAGGGGCTGGGTGGGGGGCGCTTTTACAGCCGTGCCGTTGAGGTCGAACGCACCGCCGTGACAGGCACAGAGGATCCGTTTGATGCCGAGATCCACCTTGAGCGGACATGATGCATGTGTGCATGTGAGATCGAGTGCGGTGATATCCGGGCCAACCCGAGAAAGCAACACCGCTGTTCCGTCGATCATGATCTGCTTGTGCTGTCCGTCCGGCAGCACCGAATCGATCGGTCCGAGTGCTACCGTGTGACCGTGTTCCTGCTCATCCGGCGTAAGGTAGACACGCAAGGAATGCAGTATTGGAAGAGCTCCAAGAGCCGCACCAATAGCAACAAGCCACGTCCGTCGGTTGGTTCTGCCTAGTTTTGTGGATTCCATACCCTTGATCTGAGACCCTCCATGCCCGTTCCGCTTCTTGACCTAAAGATACAGTACCAAGCACTCAAGCCGGAGATCGATGCCGCGCTTATTCGTGTTGCAGAGTCCCAGATCAGCATCCTCGGACCCGAGGTGGATGCTCTGGAACGCGAACTCGAAGCCTACCTGGGCGTGAAACACGCCATTGGCGTGTCCAGCGGTACCGATGCGCTGCTCATGGCCATGATGGCCTACGATATCGGTCCGGGTGACGAAGTGATCATGCCCACGTTCTCCTTCTTTGCTACGGCAGGATGTGTGTCACGCGTGGGTGCAACGCCAGTGTTCGTGGACGTGGACAACGTAACGTTCAACATCGACGTAGAGCAGGTTCGAAAGGCCATCACGCCACGCACCAAGGCCATCATTCCGGTACACCTGTTCGGTCAGGCAGCTGATATCGATGCACTCGTTGCCATCGGTCGTGAACACAACATCCCGATCATCGAAGACGCAGCCCAGGCCATCGGCACGCAGACAGCAGACGGACGTCGCCTCGGTGGGATAGGTGAGATCGGATGTTTCTCGTTCTACCCTACCAAGAACCTTGGTGCACTTGGCGATGCCGGACTTGTTACTACCAACGATGACGCTCTGAACATCAAGCTCCGTCAGATCCGCAATCACGGCATGGAGCCCCGTTATTATCACAAGATCATGGGTGGCAATTTCCGACTCGATGCGATGCAGGGTGCAGCATTAAGGGTGAAACTCCCCCATCTCCCATCGTGGCATGCCGGCAGACGTCGCAATGCAGCTCTCTACACAAAACTGTTCATTGAGTCCGGTGTTTGCTCAGGCGTTGGTCACACCAAGTTCGACGAGAACAACCTCATCCTCCTGCCAGCTTCGGTTCATGAGGGGGCTTCTCCTGACGTTCACATCTTCAACCAGTTCACCATTCGTTCTGCGCATAGAGATGCTTTGCGGGCACACCTGCAGTCGAAGGGTATTGGCGCAGAGATCTACTACCCGGTCCCCTTCCACCGTCAAGAGTGTTTTGCATCGCTGAATCTTTCCGACGCTGCCTTCCCTATTTCTAACTGTCTTGCGGCCACGGTGCTTGCCGTACCGATCTATCCTGAGCTAACTGAGGACCAGATCCGCGAGGTAGTGGCAACCATTGTTGAGTTCGAGCGTACAATGTCCTCTACGCCGGCAGAATGCGCAGATTGCGCTGAATGTGGCACTCACACTTGATCACTTTTTGTGGAGCTGTTCATGGAACCCAAACCGAACAACGCACAGCATAACTTTCAAATGCATTTCGGATCCCGACAGAAGTCCGTTGGTGGTCAGGTAGTCATGGGCATCATCTTCGTGATCGTTGGAGGCGGGCTCCTTCTCGATGCGTTCAACATCCTCGAGTTCTGGCCACTCGTCAGCACCTGGTGGCCGTCGGCGTTGATGATCATCGCTCTTACGAAGCTTGCAACACGTTCCGGCTCACTTCTGGGCAATGGAATTCTCTTTGCCGTTGGTGCATTGTTGCAGCTTGGACGGTTGGATATCATCGACGGATTCTGGCATGCCTTCTGGCCGATCGTCCTCATCCTGATCGGCGTATCGATGCTTGTAAGCAGAAAAAAAAACTCTCAGCCATTCGCAATGAACAACGAGACGTTTGGCGGGGGTGAAGGCCTTCCGTATGAGCAGGACCGACTGACGACAAGCGCGATCTTTGGTGCAAGTGAAACCCGCGTAACAAGTCGGAACTTTCAAGGGGGCGAGATAACTGCCGTTTTTGGTGGACTCGAAATCGACCTCCGGAGCGCTGAGATCCAGGGCAATCTTGCCGTCCTCAAAGCCATGTCGGTCTTTGGTGGTATCGAACTCAAGGTTCCGCCGCATTGGACCATCCTGGTAAAGGGTACTCCGATCCTTGGCGGCATTGAAGACAAAACAAATCGCTTCCGCGACCCGAACGTTATTGGCCCGACGCTTGTTCTTGATGCCACCGTTGTCTTCGGTGGTATTGAGATCGGCACATGAACATCAAACAAGAACGTATTCGCAACCTCACGCCTTCGTTGACCGCACCGGTCGGCGAAGGCGCTGTTGTGTATTGGGTCAACCGCGACCGCAGACTTCACGACAACTGGGCACTTCTCTATGCCCAAAAGGTTGCCCTTGAACGTCGCGTCCCGCTCCATGTGGTCTTCTGCCTCGTCCCCCACTACCTCGGCGCTACAAGCAGAGCATTCGATTTCATGCATGCCGGGTTGGAGGTGTTGGCACAGGACTGTGCCGACCACAACATCGGATACCACCTGCTCCATGGCGATCCGCCAACCGTGCTCCCACAATGGCTTGATACGCAGAATGCCTCTCTCCTCGTTACGGACTTTGAGCCCCTTCGCATCAAGATGCAGTGGTTGAATTCTATCATATCGGGATCTCGCATCCCCGTGCATCAGGTTGACGCACATAACATCGTTCCGTGTTGGCATGTTTCGCAGAAACAAGAATTTGCCGCCTACACCATCCGACCAAAGATCAACAGGCTGTTGCCGGAATTTTTGGAGGAATTTCCACGGGTGGAACGGCATCCGTGGGGCCCCTCGACTCCGCTCGGGGGCACGGCATGCCGTGCCCCTACCACCGATACCAACCGCCGTGCCCATACCCTCGGCCCCTCGACTCCGCTCGGGGTGACGATCGCGCAATACGTGCATCGCAACGATCCTACAAAAAACGGTCAATCGGGGTTGTCGCCATACCTCCATTTCGGGTTGATCGCCCCGCAGAGAGTAGCTCTCGACGTAAATGCCCTGCCACGAACGGGTGGCGAGGACGATCCTGTGGCGTCGTTTCTCGAGGAACTGATCATTCGAAGAGAGCTTTCGGACAACTTCACGTTCTACAATGACCGGTATGATTCGTTCGAGGGATTTCCGGCGTGGGCTCAACAGTCACTCAACGAACACCGTAACGACCCACGACAATACATCTACTCCTACGAAGAATGGGAGGGGGCTCGCACCCACGATCCGTTGTGGAATGCGGCTCAGCAAGAAATGCTCGTAACCGGCAAAATGCACGGCTACATGCGGATGTACTGGGCAAAGAAGCTGCTTGAATGGAGCGCGTCACCGGAGGAGGCATTGGCCATTGGCATTGCGCTCAATGACACGTATGAATTGGACGGACGGGACCCCAACGGCTATGCCGGTTTGGCGTGGAGCATCGGCGGAGTGCATGACAGAGCGTGGTTCGATCGTCCCGTCTATGGCAAGGTTCGATACATGAATGCGAACGGATGCGCTAAGAAGTTCGACGTGAAGGAGTACATTCGTAGATATGCAAATCCGAAACTTCTCTAGCCTAGCCCTCTTCGTCGCACTTTTTGCCGTTGCGGCAGCGGCACAACCTGTCAAACACGAGCTCAAACTTGGCCGCGGCGTCAAGGAATACGATCGTTACCTCCTGAAGACCACGTACGAGAGCGTGACGCAGACAAAGATGTTCATCAGCGACATGCTCCGCGGTGATACCACAGAGAAGATGAGTGTGATCCTCAATGCGCAGTGCAACGTTGTAAGCGTAACGGTGGATGGTCAGGAAAAGGAGAAGCAGCTTGTGATCCGCGACTTCCGTCGGATCACTCAACGAGACACCGTGGATCTCCTCCCCACCGGCACAAAGGTCCGCTGTTGGTTCTCTGATTCCGGCAGCGCCTACACCATCAATGACGCTCCTGCACCGGATTCCATCGTCAACATCCTTGTTGAGGTCGTCAAGGGCGAAGGGGGCTCGCGTACCGGCAATGTGCTCGATGCAAAGAAGCCCGTAGCGGTTGGCGAGAAATGGAAGATGAACATTGCGGCCTTCCGCAAAGTATTGGGTCCAGACATGAGCAAGCTCATGAAGAAGATCACCGGCGTTGTTACCTTTCGCTCGATCGACTCCACAGGTGCCCAACCAACAGCAACAGTTGCGGCACGCGAAGCGCCGAAGTTCACGTTGGTCTTCGGGCAGGTACCTTCCAATGCATCACTCGTTGCAGACTTTTCACTTACGGTTCCGTTGGATACGCGCTTCCCTCCTGTTGGCTTGACAACATCCACCAAACAGCGCATCGTCACAGCCCAGGGTGTTGCGCGCATGGAGCTTGAGATCTCTACGAACCGAAGCGCATCGTTCCTTCGATGAAGATCCCGGTACATTTACGAGCCATCGTAGCGTTGGTGGTCTGTGCCTTGTTGTGGAGTAGTGGCGGACTTCTCATCAAGACGTTGCCACTCTCGCCCCTTACCATTGCCGGAGCGAGAAGTGCCATCGCTGCGCTTGTGATCTTGGTTGGCAACGGAATGTTCGTCCAACGTGGTCGAAGGCGCAGATCGGCAGTATCGTGAGTTACATGCTCACCGTGATCCTGTTTGTGATGGCAACAAAGAACACCACAGCTGCTAATGCGATCCTGCTGCAATACACGGCTCCGATCTGGGTGGGGTTGTTCAGCGTCTTCGTCACCAAGGAGAAACCTACTCGTATCGACATACTTGCCGTGATCGTGGTGATGAGCGGTATGACGATCTTCTTCCTTGACGCGATCTCTCCAGGAGCCATGCTTGGGGGAAACACCCTTGCCGTGCTGAGGGATCGCCTTTGCCGGTGTTGCCTTATTCATGAGGGCGCAAAAAGGTGAGTCGACTACCGAGAGCATTCTGTTTGGGAACATCCTCACAGCTCTTGTATGTATGCCCTTCATTGAACCATTCGCCGGAGATGCGGATACGCTTGTCAGGCTGGGGATCTTGGGAGTGTTTCAACTAGGGCTTTCCTATGTGCTCTATGCCTGGGCGATCAAGACCGTAACGGCTCTTGAAGCAGTGCTGATCACTGTTTTGGAGCCCCTTCTCAACCCCCTCTGGGTTGGGTTGTTCTATGGGGAGATCCCATCGAGCACCTCCATCGTTGGCGGAGTGATCGTGGTTGCTGCGGTTGTAACGCGTAATTTTGTCCATGCCTCAACCCTTCAACGAGCGTCGCATAGCCGACCTCATCGCTGAGTCCGTTGCCACCAAACAACAACTCGCTTCCGAACGTACATCCGACATTCGAATCTGCGGAGAGATGTTAGCCACGTGTGCTGCATCCAACCGTTTGATCATGTTCTGCGGTAACGGTGGAAGTGCTGCAGACAGTCAGCACCTCGCTGCAGAATTAGTTGTTCGGTTACGGGGCGGGATAGAACGCAGAGCCATTGCCGCCTTGGCATTAACGGTGGACAGCAGCGTCCTGACCGCCGGCGGCAATGACTACGGTTTTGATAATGTCTTCAAACGTCAAGTAGAAGCCTTCGGCACAGAAGGCGACGTACTTGTTGCCATCACCACCAGCGGCACATCGAAGAACATTGTGATGGCCGTGGAAGAAGCTAAGAAACGTGGCGTGCTCACCATCGGACTTCTCGGCGGCACCGGCGGCATTCTCAAGGACATGTGCGATGCCAGTGTGGTTGTCCCATCCACCGTCACCGCACGTATCCAAGAATCACACATCCTTATCGGTCACATTTGGTGTGAAATGATCGAAGAGGCGATTGCGC
This region of Ignavibacteria bacterium genomic DNA includes:
- the ald gene encoding alanine dehydrogenase — encoded protein: MLIGVPKEIKPNEKRVALTPGGVEMLRQHGHDVIVETNGGVGSGFTNDDYIAAGAKIIDTAAEVYAQADMIMKVKEPIAQEYGLIRKGQTLFTYFHFAASRELTEAMVKSGAVCLTYETVQKADGSLPLLIPMSEVAGRMAPQEGAKYLEHPMGGRGVLLGGVPGTKPANVIVLGGGIVGTNAAKIAAGFGARVTIFDNNLYRLRYLDDVMPKNCITQMSTKANIREAVKDADLVIGAVLVVGAKAPHLVTRDMLKTMKEGSVIVDVSVDQGGCVETCKPTTHENPTYVVDGVVHYGVANMPGAVPYTSTIALTNATLPYAVQLANQGWKNACKNNSELVLGLNVVDGKIVYEAVAEAFGMPYTPVESVL
- a CDS encoding cytochrome b N-terminal domain-containing protein, which gives rise to MNPHWTDRLSAATARLGLILSAMVVVQVITGILLSMWYVPSRSAATMPDGTLASITTVQRLEIVGSFVDTLGVDGRPTLVPARRGDAVPSQAAASVAVSIANAPAGEFIRTIHHNNTAWLYTLSILWLVLLTVSKAFRADAATWIRAVSAVILVLIAAWSGRLLPDDVYAEISRRIVGHELQEAPFGSFIATLFGVEPNHPLLSRTFVLHILVGAALTTTLWKPFSAMKGAAITAIAVIAVVLGTAFIPLESWPVRDVVGGLNGQVHAEPWWVIRPFHTLVEWFGAELAGYLLLALTLTLLFLPIRKRNPVTE
- a CDS encoding Rieske (2Fe-2S) protein — its product is MESTKLGRTNRRTWLVAIGAALGALPILHSLRVYLTPDEQEHGHTVALGPIDSVLPDGQHKQIMIDGTAVLLSRVGPDITALDLTCTHASCPLKVDLGIKRILCACHGGAFDLNGTAVKAPPTQPLRRFETRISNGELFLRIPARGSA
- a CDS encoding DegT/DnrJ/EryC1/StrS family aminotransferase, with protein sequence MPVPLLDLKIQYQALKPEIDAALIRVAESQISILGPEVDALERELEAYLGVKHAIGVSSGTDALLMAMMAYDIGPGDEVIMPTFSFFATAGCVSRVGATPVFVDVDNVTFNIDVEQVRKAITPRTKAIIPVHLFGQAADIDALVAIGREHNIPIIEDAAQAIGTQTADGRRLGGIGEIGCFSFYPTKNLGALGDAGLVTTNDDALNIKLRQIRNHGMEPRYYHKIMGGNFRLDAMQGAALRVKLPHLPSWHAGRRRNAALYTKLFIESGVCSGVGHTKFDENNLILLPASVHEGASPDVHIFNQFTIRSAHRDALRAHLQSKGIGAEIYYPVPFHRQECFASLNLSDAAFPISNCLAATVLAVPIYPELTEDQIREVVATIVEFERTMSSTPAECADCAECGTHT
- a CDS encoding deoxyribodipyrimidine photo-lyase, with the translated sequence MNIKQERIRNLTPSLTAPVGEGAVVYWVNRDRRLHDNWALLYAQKVALERRVPLHVVFCLVPHYLGATSRAFDFMHAGLEVLAQDCADHNIGYHLLHGDPPTVLPQWLDTQNASLLVTDFEPLRIKMQWLNSIISGSRIPVHQVDAHNIVPCWHVSQKQEFAAYTIRPKINRLLPEFLEEFPRVERHPWGPSTPLGGTACRAPTTDTNRRAHTLGPSTPLGVTIAQYVHRNDPTKNGQSGLSPYLHFGLIAPQRVALDVNALPRTGGEDDPVASFLEELIIRRELSDNFTFYNDRYDSFEGFPAWAQQSLNEHRNDPRQYIYSYEEWEGARTHDPLWNAAQQEMLVTGKMHGYMRMYWAKKLLEWSASPEEALAIGIALNDTYELDGRDPNGYAGLAWSIGGVHDRAWFDRPVYGKVRYMNANGCAKKFDVKEYIRRYANPKLL
- a CDS encoding EamA family transporter, which produces MSYMLTVILFVMATKNTTAANAILLQYTAPIWVGLFSVFVTKEKPTRIDILAVIVVMSGMTIFFLDAISPGAMLGGNTLAVLRDRLCRCCLIHEGAKR
- a CDS encoding DMT family transporter; the protein is MRAQKGESTTESILFGNILTALVCMPFIEPFAGDADTLVRLGILGVFQLGLSYVLYAWAIKTVTALEAVLITVLEPLLNPLWVGLFYGEIPSSTSIVGGVIVVAAVVTRNFVHASTLQRASHSRPHR
- a CDS encoding SIS domain-containing protein, encoding MPQPFNERRIADLIAESVATKQQLASERTSDIRICGEMLATCAASNRLIMFCGNGGSAADSQHLAAELVVRLRGGIERRAIAALALTVDSSVLTAGGNDYGFDNVFKRQVEAFGTEGDVLVAITTSGTSKNIVMAVEEAKKRGVLTIGLLGGTGGILKDMCDASVVVPSTVTARIQESHILIGHIWCEMIEEAIAPELF